The sequence below is a genomic window from Halolamina litorea.
GCAGCTTTGCTATCACTCCATATCATTAATCAGGTGAAGAGAGAAGGGGCTGGCAGGTTGCTCTTGTCCCGTCCAGAGGACCCGTAGCTCAGCTGGAGAACAAATCGATTCACGCGTGTCATAATAATCTAGAGCAGGTATGTGAAGGTCATTTCTAGCATATTCTTATCAGATAGAAACTGTGTACTCACGGGAAGATACACGGTTGTGTATGGTACGGGAATGCGAGGCCTGCGGGGAGGAGTTCGCAACGCTCTCTCGCCTTCGACTTCATGACTGTCCGGAACAAGAAAAGGAGGAGCTGTTGGTTGGGCTTTCGGGCGAGCCTGACGTGGATGCCCTACCCGACCGGCCGCTCACTGAGGAAGAGTTCCAAGTGTTACAGAACGACGAGCGAATCGGACGGGTCAAAGAGGTGTTGTCCGCTCCCGGGACGGGAAGCAAGGTCATCTCGTTCATCTACGAGGCTGAAGAGATGGTCTTCGGGATGCATTCAGACCACGACACGGGTGATTGGATAGTGACGACGCGGGGCGGGGCTTCGGAGTTCGAGCGTGTGGAAGACCGACACGACGAATGGGTGTCAAAAGACATTGAGCGCGTGACCGGCGGCTCGGTCGATATGGATAACGTCGGTCCCGTCAAAGACGAGTTGACAATCAACTGCGGATTGTGCGGAGACGAACATGTGTTGAAGGCTGACCCCAACAAGCAGATGGCCGAGATAGGGTTGATGGAGTATACGGGATACTGCGAAGGTGAGGGGGAACCACTGGTGCGGACGTATTCGCTGGATGAGGTTGTGAAGGACTGAAAGAGTGTTGCGAGCACGGCTACGACGCTGGAATGGACTATGACCTTGGTCAGATAGGGAACCTTCTCATCGGTTCTTGACCCAAATGGATGGATGTCACGCGCGGTCGTGGTTGTGGTTCTCAGATGACCCGACCAGCCACCAGAATCTCTACTCGCTTGGACGCAGGTGACGCGCGCTGGCTCAAAGTGAGAGCCACTCTTTGTCAATTTTCTCAAACAACGGCACAGTTAAGATGGAATAGGCCCATGTTAGCTCTAGTGAATCGCACGACGGAGGAGAGGAGGATGACGTGGCATCATGAACTCGACGCTGAGAGCGGCAGAGGGTTTATATACACGTCGACGCCGTCTGTTGACTCCTAAGTGTCACGCAGAATGATGGGCGCTGCAGGATTTGAACCCGCGGCAGCTTGGTCCGAAGCCAAGTACTCTGTCCAGGCTGAGCTAAGCGCCCTGTACCAAATCATATCGCCGACCTACACTTAAGCCCCTCGATTCCCTCTCCGGGTTCTGTTCCGCTCCGTGGACGTCGACGGCGGGGTCGAGGACCAACCACTAATCACAAAGAATAATAGCGCGTCAAGGGTACCTACCAACCGTCCGATGACTCTGGGGCTGAAGCTGTATCGTGCGACTACAGGAACCCATCCGGCCCCATCTGTCGCGTGATGTATGACCTCCACCCACATCTCGATGCGGAGGTCGAGCCCGGGAGCAACATCCTGTTCACCGGGCCCCCGCTCTCCGGGAAGCGAGCCCTCTGTCTGGATCTGCTGGCAAACGGCACCGAGCAGGGCGAGGGGTCGATCATCGTCACCACCAAAGACAGCGGCGACCGCATGCTCGAGGCGTTCGCCCAACGAACCTCCTACGAGAGCCGTCCCGTCGCCGTCGTCGACTGCGTCACCAAACAGCAGGGTGACGACGTACCCGAACGCGACCGAGTGAAGTACGCCTCCTCGCCGGTGGACATGACCGGCATCGGGATCCAGCTCTCCGAGTTCCTGCAGGCGTTCCACCAGGACCGGAACATCACCCACAACCGCGTCATGCTGCACTCGTTGACGACGCTGCTGATGTACTCGGACCTCCAGACGGTGTTTCGCTTCCTCCACGTGTTCACCGGCCGCGTCCAGAGCGTCGACGGCCTCGGGCTCTACTGCATCGACTCGACGGCCCACGACGAGCAGGCCCTCAACACCCTCAAACAGCTGTTCGACGGCGTCGTCGAAGTCGGCGAGGACGGCGAGCCGGTCGTCCGCCTGGCCGAGGCCTGAGCCGTAGTCGGCTCCTTTTTGCGGGCACCGACCCAATCGCCGACCATGCCCATCACCGACGACGACGGCCTGCGGTCCCTGCTCGACGCCGACACCATCGCGGTCGTCGGCTGCTCGACCAGTGCGGGGAAGCCGGCCCACGACGTGCCGAAGTACCTCCAGGACCACGGCTACCGAGTCATCCCGATCAACCCCTTCGCGGACGAGATCCTCGGCGAGAAAGCCTACGACTCACTCGACGAGGTCGATGAGGAGATCGACCTCGTCGACGTGTTCCGGCCGAGCGAGGAGACGCCGGGCGTCGTTGAGAACGTGATCGCGCGCCACGAGGCCCGCAGCGACGCCGGCGCAGTCTGGCTCCAATTGGGAATCGCGAGCGACGAGGCCGCCGAACTGGCCGAGGAAGCCGGGCTGGAGTTCGTGCAGGATCGCTGTATCAAGGTCGAACACGACCGGCTGGTCGCGTAGCGGCGAGGTCCGCGGTTCCCCGTTTAGGCTGTGTTCTCGGGGGCGTTCCCGCTAGCGTCCTCGATGGCGTCCTCGACGACCGTCTCCGCAGCCCCCGCGAGCGTCTCCACGTCGTCGCTCTCGGCGTAGATCCGGAGGTACGGCTCCGTCCCGCTCGGGCGGACGAGGACCCACGAGGCGTCGGGAAGCTCCAGTCGAACGCCGTACTCGTCGTCGACGCTCGCCTCGGGGAAGCGTTCGGGTAGCGTCTCCGCCAGCCGAGCCATCGCGCCGACCTTGGCGTGGTCGGCACACGGCACGCTGACCTTCGTGTACGGGCGTTCGCGGATCGGCTCGCGGCGCTCCGCGAGGGGGGTCTCGGCGACGAGTCGGGCCAGCACGGCCGCGGAGGCGACGCCGTCGATCCAGCCGCCAAAGCGGGTGTGGACGTGCTTCCAGGGCTCGGCGGCGAAGGCGACGTCGGCGCCGCCCTCGCGGGCGTCCGCGATGCCGTCGTGGAGGTAGCCGAGCGCGACGCGCTCGACACGACCGCCGGCGGCGCGCACCCGCTCGTCGATCCGAGCGGAGGCGTTGGGCGTCGTCACGGTAGCCGGGTCCTCCGAGTCGGCGGCCGCGACGTACTCTTCGGCGAGCATCGCCAGTACGGTGTCCTCGTGGACGACGTCGCCGTCGCCGGTGAGGACGACGATCCGGTCGGCGTCGCCGTCGTGGGCGATGCCGAGGTCGAACTCGCCGTCGTCGAGGAAGTCGATACAGTCGCCGAGCGTCGCTTCCGTCGGCTTGCTCCCTCGGCCCGGGAAGTGGCCGTCGACGTTCCCGTTGAGGGTGACGACTTCCGCGCCCAGTTCGCGGAGCACGGCGGGCGTTGCCAGACCGGCCATCCCGTTCCCGCAGTCGACGACGACGCGGAGACCGTCGAGGTCGGCGCCGAAGCGCTCGGCGTAGTCGACGACGGCCTCGCGGTACTCGGGCAGCACCGCGGCACTCTCGCGGGTGCCCCAGTCCTCCCACGCGGTCGGTTCGGTGCCGGCCTCGATGCGATCCTCGATCCGGGCCTCGGCCTTGCCGCCGTACTCCTCGCCGTCGACGAACAGTTTGATCCCGTTGTCCTCAGGCGGGTTGTGCGACGCCGTGATGGCGACGCCGTAGCGCCCCTGGCTCGCGTAGGCGAGCGCTGGCGTTGGTGCCTGCCCGATCTCGATCACGTCGGCGCCGGCCGAGGTCAGCCCGGAGGCCATCGCGTCGACCAGCGCCTCGCCGGTGACGCGGCCGTCGCGGGCGACCACGAACTCCACCGCGCCGTTCTCCTCCTCGATCGCGTCGGCGGCGGCCGCCTGCCCCACACGCTGGGCGAGCGACGGCGTCACCGTCTCGCGGGCGTCGCCGCGGATACCGGCGGTTCCGAACAAGTCCATATCCGCCCGGTCGGTACGGGGCTACTTTGCCTGCCCGGTTCGGGGCGCGGCCGGGCGTCGCAGTTAAGTATCGCTCCCCCCACCGAATCGACATGAGCGAGGAGTACGTCAGGGCCCGGGTCCACATCAGCGGCAACGTACAGGGGGTGGCCTACCGGGCCAACACGGAGGAAACGGCCAAACAGCGGGGCGTGAGTGGCTGGGTCCGGAACACCGACGACGGGCGTGTGGAGGCAGTGTTCGAGGGGGACCCCCGGACGGTGGAGTCGATGATCGGCTGGTGTCACACCGGCAGCCCCCGTGCCGAGGTCGAGACCGTCGACGTGGAGTACGAGGAGCCACGCAGCGCCGACGGCTTCCACGTCCGCTGGTCGGGCTGAGCGCGGCGTCCGAGCTGTTCGTTCGTCAGCCGCCGTCGATGTCGTCGATGGCCGAAGCCGGAACGACTTAGCCGCGTGCGAACGACCCCCAGAGCGATGCGACATGCACGCTTCCGAGACCCCAGCGGCGCGGTACGACACGGCGAGTGGCACGGCGACGCCGTCTCCTTCGCCGGCGAACGCTACGACCT
It includes:
- a CDS encoding RAD55 family ATPase produces the protein MYDLHPHLDAEVEPGSNILFTGPPLSGKRALCLDLLANGTEQGEGSIIVTTKDSGDRMLEAFAQRTSYESRPVAVVDCVTKQQGDDVPERDRVKYASSPVDMTGIGIQLSEFLQAFHQDRNITHNRVMLHSLTTLLMYSDLQTVFRFLHVFTGRVQSVDGLGLYCIDSTAHDEQALNTLKQLFDGVVEVGEDGEPVVRLAEA
- a CDS encoding CoA-binding protein, with translation MPITDDDGLRSLLDADTIAVVGCSTSAGKPAHDVPKYLQDHGYRVIPINPFADEILGEKAYDSLDEVDEEIDLVDVFRPSEETPGVVENVIARHEARSDAGAVWLQLGIASDEAAELAEEAGLEFVQDRCIKVEHDRLVA
- a CDS encoding phosphomannomutase — encoded protein: MDLFGTAGIRGDARETVTPSLAQRVGQAAAADAIEEENGAVEFVVARDGRVTGEALVDAMASGLTSAGADVIEIGQAPTPALAYASQGRYGVAITASHNPPEDNGIKLFVDGEEYGGKAEARIEDRIEAGTEPTAWEDWGTRESAAVLPEYREAVVDYAERFGADLDGLRVVVDCGNGMAGLATPAVLRELGAEVVTLNGNVDGHFPGRGSKPTEATLGDCIDFLDDGEFDLGIAHDGDADRIVVLTGDGDVVHEDTVLAMLAEEYVAAADSEDPATVTTPNASARIDERVRAAGGRVERVALGYLHDGIADAREGGADVAFAAEPWKHVHTRFGGWIDGVASAAVLARLVAETPLAERREPIRERPYTKVSVPCADHAKVGAMARLAETLPERFPEASVDDEYGVRLELPDASWVLVRPSGTEPYLRIYAESDDVETLAGAAETVVEDAIEDASGNAPENTA
- a CDS encoding acylphosphatase, which produces MSEEYVRARVHISGNVQGVAYRANTEETAKQRGVSGWVRNTDDGRVEAVFEGDPRTVESMIGWCHTGSPRAEVETVDVEYEEPRSADGFHVRWSG